One window of the Zea mays cultivar B73 chromosome 3, Zm-B73-REFERENCE-NAM-5.0, whole genome shotgun sequence genome contains the following:
- the LOC100502382 gene encoding uncharacterized protein LOC100502382: MATASSPIDAQLTQALEHQTRAILAELDKRFSAIDSKWELRVGALESQAKEFARHHEDISSTIRADVEAHLSAADADTLDRIRYWEASTGARVTALESAIHLLDTWRPRMGSSVDAFHTSMDTVHAELSKMEIQWSNGARVDGFSRPSLLDARESAPARSPAPVSFADGSCFGPRLSSTNRDCGFGPYVVDLHFPVKGFGDGAATLGFGGIARSKQIRTVWVGFGHAEPLGLPLDQAVTGPVSSPP, encoded by the exons ATGGCTACTGCTTCATCACCGATCGACGCCCAGCTCACTCAAGCGCTGGAACACCAAACCCGTGCCATTCTCGCCGAGCTCGACAAACGCTTTTCCGCCATCGATTCCAAGTGGGAGCTCCGCGTCGGTGCCCTGGAGTCCCAAGCGAAAGAGTTCGCCCGCCACCACGAGGACATCTCCTCCACGATCCGGGCGGATGTCGAGGCGCACCTCTCAGCGGCCGATGCGGATACCCTGGACCGGATCCGCTACTGGGAGGCATCCACAGGTGCTCGCGTTACCGCCCTGGAGTCCGCCATCCACCTGCTCGATACTTGGCGTCCTCGAATGGGGTCTTCAGTGGATGCTTTCCACACCTCCATGGATACAGTTCACGCTGAACTGTCCAAAATGGAGATCCAATGGTCCAATGGAGCGCGCGTTGACGGCTTCTCCAGGCCCAGCCTCCTTGACGCGCGCGAATCGGCACCGGCGCGCTCACCTGCGCCCGTCAGCTTCGCCGATGGCTCATGTTTTGGGCCCCGCCTTTCCTCTACTAACCGGGACTGTGGATTTGGGCCCTATGTGGTCGATCTCCACTTCCCGGTCAAGG GTTTCGGCGACGGCGCAGCGACGCTCGGATTCGGAGGCATCGCAAGAAGCAAGCAGATCCGGACGGTTTGGGTTGGCTTCGGCCACGCAGAACCGTTGGGCCTGCCTTTGGACCAGGCCGTCACTGGGCCAGTATCGTCGCCGCCTTAG
- the LOC100278323 gene encoding uncharacterized protein isoform X1, whose translation MASGATLSWVKTPFDTRRFHDLSNLSFRCRNPFGSIQPWWLQTDQDSSLIKVRVAADYSDSMPDSKYTRDRGYHPLEEVKERPKKKDLLLTDIETARTVVEANSKGLLVFPARVHNEPHGHVSWSEFQYVVDEYGDIFFEVPDSENILEDDTANNPVTVLIGMDGPIIGESSVAISDFSDYMDGENFMDVPDEHHTKIDTEITDILIEWGMPATMRAIHPIYFAKCLTKAIHNNNGEKMDSPSNGLSIVGYLRPAFIEEESYLRSMFHGDNGGYSSDWKVNETDEYNRETRPVSGTNRLIDDDKSRFDFNHAETRTDSMIYKLEIMTIELFSMYGKQFKIDPQDFQDSEPDILANSASSIIERIKENSDQCAAALRSLCRRKKGLTVEEASLIGVDSLGIDVRAFSGLEVKTVRFSFNAQALSERSAEKKIRRMLFPRYQRKNVKASTEDES comes from the exons ATGGCGTCAGGAGCCACCTTAAGCTGGGTTAAAACCCCATTTGACACCCGAAGATTTCATGACCTATCTAATCTAAG TTTCCGCTGCCGAAACCCTTTTGGATCAATTCAGCCCTGGTGGCTGCAAACTGATCAAGACTCATCCCTAATCAAGGTTCGCGTGGCTGCTGATTATTCAGACTCAATGCCAGATTCAAAGTACACGAGAGATCGGGGTTATCACCCTCTTGAAGAAGTTAAAGAACGTCCAAAGAAGAAGGACCTGTTGCTGACAGATATTGAAACAGCTAGAACAGTAGTAGAG GCAAATAGCAAGGGGTTGCTTGTATTTCCTGCTAGGGTACACAATGAACCTCATGGACATGTTTCTTGGTCGGAGTTTCAATATGTTGTTGATGAATATGGAG ACATTTTCTTTGAAGTACCTGACAGTGAGAACATCCTGGAAGATGATACTGCAAACAATCCTGTG ACAGTTTTGATTGGAATGGATGGACCCATTATTGGAGAAAGTAGTGTGGCGATTAGTGATTTCAGTGATTACATGGATGGTGAAAATTTTATGGACGTTCCTGATGAGCACCACACCAAG ATTGATACAGAAATAACTGATATTCTCATAGAGTGGGGGATGCCTGCAACAATGCGTGCAATACATCCGATTTACTTTGCCAAATGTTTGACAAAG GCCATTCATAATAATAATGGGGAGAAGATGGATAGTCCATCAAACGGTCTCTCTATTGTAGGATATCTGAGACCTGCTTTCATAGAGGAAGAGTCTTACTTGAGGAGCATGTTTCATGGTGACAATGGTGGTTATTCATCTGACTGGAAAG TAAATGAAACCGATGAATACAACAGAGAAACTCGGCCAGTTTCTGGAACCAATCGCCTCATTG ATGATGATAAATCAAGATTTGACTTCAATCATGCTGAAACTAGAACTGATTCAATGATCTACAAGCTGGAGATAATGACAATTGAACTGTTTTCCATGTATGGAAAGCAG TTTAAGATTGATCCACAAGATTTTCAAGATTCAGAACCAGATATTCTTGCAAATTCTGCTTCATCGATAATAGAACGGATCAAAGAAAACAGTGATCAGTGTGCCGCGGCTCTCAGGTCGCTCTGTCGCCGGAAAAAGGGCCTCACTGTCGAG GAGGCAAGCTTGATTGGTGTTGACAGCCTTGGTATTGATGTAAGAGCCTTTTCTGGCTTGGAAGTTAAGACTGTTCGATTTTCATTCAATGCACAG GCGCTCTCTGAACGTTCAGCTGAAAAGAAGATCAGGCGAATGCTTTTCCCCCGTTACCAGCGTAAAAACGTGAAAGCCTCTACTGAAGATGAGTCTTAA
- the LOC100278323 gene encoding uncharacterized protein LOC100278323 (The RefSeq protein has 1 substitution compared to this genomic sequence), whose amino-acid sequence MASGATLSWVKTPFDTRRFHDLSNLSFRCRNPFGSIQPWWLQTDQDSSLIKVRVAADYSDSMPDSKYTRDRGYHPLEEVKERPKKKDLLLTDIETARTVVEANSKGLLVFPARVHNEPHGHVSWSEFQYVIDEYGDIFFEVPDSENILEDDTANNPVTVLIGMDGPIIGESSVAISDFSDYMDGENFMDVPDEHHTKIDTEITDILIEWGMPATMRAIHPIYFAKCLTKAIHNNNGEKMDSPSNGLSIVGYLRPAFIEEESYLRSMFHGDNGGYSSDWKVNETDEYNRETRPVSGTNRLIDDDKSRFDFNHAETRTDSMIYKLEIMTIELFSMYGKQFKIDPQDFQDSEPDILANSASSIIERIKENSDQCAAALRSLCRRKKGLTVEEASLIGVDSLGIDVRAFSGLEVKTVRFSFNAQALSERSAEKKIRRMLFPRYQRKNVKASTEDES is encoded by the exons ATGGCGTCAGGAGCCACCTTAAGCTGGGTTAAAACCCCATTTGACACCCGAAGATTTCATGACCTATCTAATCTAAG TTTCCGCTGCCGAAACCCTTTTGGATCAATTCAGCCCTGGTGGCTGCAAACTGATCAAGACTCATCCCTAATCAAGGTTCGCGTGGCTGCTGATTATTCAGACTCAATGCCAGATTCAAAGTACACGAGAGATCGGGGTTATCACCCTCTTGAAGAAGTTAAAGAACGTCCAAAGAAGAAGGACCTGTTGCTGACAGATATTGAAACAGCTAGAACAGTAGTAGAG GCAAATAGCAAGGGGTTGCTTGTATTTCCTGCTAGGGTACACAATGAACCTCATGGACATGTTTCTTGGTCGGAGTTTCAATATGTTGTTGATGAATATGGAG ACATTTTCTTTGAAGTACCTGACAGTGAGAACATCCTGGAAGATGATACTGCAAACAATCCTGTG ACAGTTTTGATTGGAATGGATGGACCCATTATTGGAGAAAGTAGTGTGGCGATTAGTGATTTCAGTGATTACATGGATGGTGAAAATTTTATGGACGTTCCTGATGAGCACCACACCAAG ATTGATACAGAAATAACTGATATTCTCATAGAGTGGGGGATGCCTGCAACAATGCGTGCAATACATCCGATTTACTTTGCCAAATGTTTGACAAAG GCCATTCATAATAATAATGGGGAGAAGATGGATAGTCCATCAAACGGTCTCTCTATTGTAGGATATCTGAGACCTGCTTTCATAGAGGAAGAGTCTTACTTGAGGAGCATGTTTCATGGTGACAATGGTGGTTATTCATCTGACTGGAAAG TAAATGAAACCGATGAATACAACAGAGAAACTCGGCCAGTTTCTGGAACCAATCGCCTCATTG ATGATGATAAATCAAGATTTGACTTCAATCATGCTGAAACTAGAACTGATTCAATGATCTACAAGCTGGAGATAATGACAATTGAACTGTTTTCCATGTATGGAAAGCAG TTTAAGATTGATCCACAAGATTTTCAAGATTCAGAACCAGATATTCTTGCAAATTCTGCTTCATCGATAATAGAACGGATCAAAGAAAACAGTGATCAGTGTGCCGCGGCTCTCAGGTCGCTCTGTCGCCGGAAAAAGGGCCTCACTGTCGAG GAGGCAAGCTTGATTGGTGTTGACAGCCTTGGTATTGATGTAAGAGCCTTTTCTGGCTTGGAAGTTAAGACTGTTCGATTTTCATTCAATGCACAG GCGCTCTCTGAACGTTCAGCTGAAAAGAAGATCAGGCGAATGCTTTTCCCCCGTTACCAGCGTAAAAACGTGAAAGCCTCTACTGAAGATGAGTCTTAA
- the LOC100502382 gene encoding uncharacterized protein isoform X1: MATASSPIDAQLTQALEHQTRAILAELDKRFSAIDSKWELRVGALESQAKEFARHHEDISSTIRADVEAHLSAADADTLDRIRYWEASTGARVTALESAIHLLDTWRPRMGSSVDAFHTSMDTVHAELSKMEIQWSNGARVDGFSRPSLLDARESAPARSPAPVSFADGSCFGPRLSSTNRDCGFGPYVVDLHFPVKGALPNARFGSSALGSSPTQDAASG, encoded by the exons ATGGCTACTGCTTCATCACCGATCGACGCCCAGCTCACTCAAGCGCTGGAACACCAAACCCGTGCCATTCTCGCCGAGCTCGACAAACGCTTTTCCGCCATCGATTCCAAGTGGGAGCTCCGCGTCGGTGCCCTGGAGTCCCAAGCGAAAGAGTTCGCCCGCCACCACGAGGACATCTCCTCCACGATCCGGGCGGATGTCGAGGCGCACCTCTCAGCGGCCGATGCGGATACCCTGGACCGGATCCGCTACTGGGAGGCATCCACAGGTGCTCGCGTTACCGCCCTGGAGTCCGCCATCCACCTGCTCGATACTTGGCGTCCTCGAATGGGGTCTTCAGTGGATGCTTTCCACACCTCCATGGATACAGTTCACGCTGAACTGTCCAAAATGGAGATCCAATGGTCCAATGGAGCGCGCGTTGACGGCTTCTCCAGGCCCAGCCTCCTTGACGCGCGCGAATCGGCACCGGCGCGCTCACCTGCGCCCGTCAGCTTCGCCGATGGCTCATGTTTTGGGCCCCGCCTTTCCTCTACTAACCGGGACTGTGGATTTGGGCCCTATGTGGTCGATCTCCACTTCCCGGTCAAGG GAGCGCTCCCAAATGCAAGATTTGGTTCATCAGCACTTGGTTCGAGCCCAACTCAGGATGCAGCGTCAGGCTGA